In a genomic window of Chrysemys picta bellii isolate R12L10 chromosome 1, ASM1138683v2, whole genome shotgun sequence:
- the SLC35E3 gene encoding solute carrier family 35 member E3, whose protein sequence is MGPGPGPGPGWLAAGLLVNLVASICIVFLNKWLYVRLGFPNLSLTLVHFAATWLGLGLCQALRVFAPKSLRPRQVLPLALSFCGFVVFTNLSLQSNTIGTYQLAKAMTTPAIVAIQSLFYGKSFPLRIKLTLIPITVGVFLNSYYDVKFNFLGMVFATLGVLVTSLYQVWVGAKQHELQVNSMQLLYYQAPMSSAMLLCIVPFFEPVFGEGGIFGPWTLSAVLMVLLSGIIAFMVNLSIYWIIGNTSPVTYNMFGHFKFCITLLGGYLLFKDPLSLNQVLGILCTLLGILAYTHFKLSEQEGSKSKLVQRP, encoded by the exons atggggccggggccgggcccggggccggggtgGCTGGCGGCCGGGCTGCTGGTGAACCTGGTCGCCTCCATCTGCATCGTGTTCCTGAACAAGTGGCTCTACGTGCGGCTCGGCTTCCCCAACCTGAGCCTCACGCTGGTGCACTTCGCCGCCACCTGGCTCGGCCTCGGcctgtgccaggcgctgcgcGTCTTCGCCCCCAAGAGCCTGCGGCCCCGCCAGGTGCTGCCCCTGGCGCTCAGCTTCTGCGGCTTCGTGGTGTTCACCAACCTGTCCCTGCAGAGCAACACCATCGGCACCTACCAGCTGGCCAAGGCCATGACCACGCCGGCCATCGTGGCCATCCAGAGCCTCTTCTACGGCAAGAGCTTCCCCCTGCGCATCAAACTGACCCTG ATTCCCATAACTGTAGGTGTATTTCTGAATTCCTATTATGACGTGAAGTTTAACTTCCTTGGAATGGTGTTTGCTACCCTTGGTGTTCTAGTTACATCCCTTTATCAAGTG TGGGTAGGAGCCAAGCAGCATGAGTTGCAGGTTAACTCTATGCAGTTGCTGTACTATCAGGCACCAATGTCCTCTGCCATGTTGTTGTGTATCGTACCCTTCTTTGAGCCAGTATTTGGAGAAGGGGGGATATTTGGACCCTGGACACTTTCTGCTGTG TTAATGGTGCTGCTGTCTGGTATAATAGCCTTTATGGTAAACTTGTCCATTTACTGGATCATTGGAAACACATCACCTGTCAC ATATAATATGTTTGGACACTTCAAGTTCTGCATCACTCTGTTGGGAGGGTACCTGTTGTTTAAAGATCCACTGTCACTTAATCAAGTCCTTGGGATTTTGTGTACTTTGTTAGGCATTTTAGCTTATACCCATTTCAAACTTAGTGAGCAGGAAGGGAGTAAGAGTAAACTGGTTCAGCGTCCATAA